From the genome of Salvia splendens isolate huo1 chromosome 7, SspV2, whole genome shotgun sequence:
CAAGTCTCTGATGGCAACGAACAGATTCGTGTGTGAGATCTGCAACAAGGGTTTCCAGAGGGACCAGAACCTGCAGCTGCACCGGCGAGGGCACAACCTGCCGTGGAAGCTGAAGCAGCGGAACAAGGAGGAGGTGGTGAGGAAGAAGGTGTATATCTGTCCCGAGAAGACATGCGCGCACCACCACCCGTCCAGGGCTCTCGGAGATCTCACCGGGATCAAGAAGCACTACAGCAGGAAGCACGGCGAGAAGAAGTGGAAGTGCGACAAATGCTCCAAGAAATACGCAGTCATGTCTGATTGGAAAGCTCACAACAAGATTTGTGGCACCAGAGAATACAAGTGTGATTGCGGAACCCTCTTTTCTAGGTCTACTATTAacacttcctcttcttcttcatcatcatcatcttcgtTTTCTGAGACTAACGCTAACCAAAAAACGCAGAAAAGATAGCTTCATCACGCACAGAGCCTTCTGCGACGCGCTGGTGGAAGAGAGCGCGAGGTTCAGCAACAGGAACGGGCTAGTGATGGATGCTTTCCAGAACAATAGTAACAATAATGTGGATTTTTCTGGGGTTTTCGAATCGGGGAGCCAGATTAACCGGTTCCCCTTGTGGCTGGAGTCTGCAAATTATCCGAATTCGTCTAACGAAAACACTTTCTTGAATACTAATGCGAGCAGATTGCAAGAGGAAATCATCCACCAACAGCTGGATTCGCAGAGCCAGTGGCTGAGCCGGGGGCAGGAGGAGGAATCTTTCCTCGGAGGAGTGCTCAAAGAGGAAGACAACAAATCAAGTTTGTCCCAAACTCCCTCATCACTTTATTACACTCACCAAACAGCAGCAGCTCCCATGTCCGCAACTGCATTGCTGCACAAGGCGGCTCAGATGGGCTCCACTAGGAGCGTGGCAGGGTTCGGTCTCATGAGCCCTTCCTCCTTCTCGAGCTCGGCCCGTGGGAAAGATGATCAGGGAAGCAAGAATCAGAGGGTGATTGAAGGGGAGAGCAGCCTCACTCGGGATTTTCTCGGGGTCGGAGGGAAGGAGTTGAAGTCCAATTTCTTTGCCTCCATGAGTTCTACGATGGAGATGGGAAATTATAACAGAAATCACTGAGGTGAAAAAAGAATGGTGGATTCGATTTTGAGGTGAAAAGTGAGTAGACAAAAAGCTTCCAAACAAGACATGCAAAACAGAATAGATCGATCTTGTGAACTGTCAGAAGAGAGGAGGGTCCTCTTCTTATTTCAAATTTGTGTTGCATTTGTAGAAAGGTTATTtgcttcattttttttgttttgtttttatttctgtttttatattttagtggaattttaggGTTTCATTTCTTGGACCACGGATGTTTGTAACGTTCTGTTAAAGGGATTATTCCATGTGCCTTcaaatttaacaaattttctGTCGTTGGTAATTTTAATTGACTGTATGTGATTGCTGGCGTGACATCTTatcagtgtgtgtgtgtgtgtgttttctttGTGAAGTAATAGTGAAATTATGCGACTTGTGCTTTATTTGAATAGTGATGTAATTGGAAGCGTCATGtgcattgttttttttttattgtgtacTAGTAGTTATATTTTTTGAATAGTGATGATATTATTATGGCTTGATTTTCCTATGTGCTTTTATTGTATTGTCTTTGTCCTTTTCCTTGTGGATTGTTAGAATGGTGTTGCATCTTATGCTTTATCTTGTGGACTATGTGcaacaataaaataaagttgGAATAAACTAAGAAAACGTAACCACCCTTCTGAAAATTTGATACTATATGTCAATCTTCCTTAGTTTTTGTTTATATGGGGAATTTATAGTCTTTAAATATCAAGATGAAGTTTGGTTGGCAAAACGTTTCTCTTCATCCATTAGTATAGGGGTTATATGGAAATCTATTAATGATCACATTTTaaggaagaaggaaaaaaactttggACCGAGTGGTGGGTGATAGTTTTCCATTTCATAATTATGAGTATTGAGATCAGATTCGTCAAGATTCACTTCAAATGAGACATCTTTGATCAATCTCACGATCAACAGGTCAGTTACACCTTACAAAAACACAAACTAATATCAAATATTCcgaaagaaaaatattaaaacctCAGATCTATACAAGATAAGACTAGATCTAAATTATTACAAAACCAAAAATGTAAAGAAGTACTACTACCTAAAAGTGTACAGATTTCATAACGAAGGCTTAGACACAACACAACCACAGATCTACAAAAGACTGTTATCCTTTACCGAGCAATTGCAAGTGAGAAAGAAGAAGACACAAACCATCTTCACAAACCACCACAAACCCTAACCTAGCCATCGAACACCTACACACATATACATATCTCAACATTTAGTTATTCGAATCCTCAATAACATATATAACCATAGTTCAAGTCTAGGTTTACATACGATTTCAATAACCAGAAGGTCATCACCGTAAGAACTTAGCATGCCACACACATGATTGAAGTGAtgaaggaggagaagaaagacaaaGAACTATCACAGAGAGAGTGAAGACAGAGGAGAGAAGATTCTAGTGAGAAATGATAATAATGAATAACTCGAATGAGTTCTCACCCGAATAAGGTCGGGATACAAGCTCCTCGATTACCATGTGATAGAAACGAAGCAGCGTGGGTCAAGTCAGGGTGGGTTTCCGGCACCCGATTGAACATCAAGAGTTTGGGTTTGGGTCATGGGCTTATCAAGGACTTGGGCCACCGTAGTATTGGACCAACAATGATCACATTCCCTATCTTGTACCAAGTAAAAAAAGTGTAGAGTGAATATACAACAAAATcattttgaaaactaaatttTTAGATTCTTTGACAACTTTAATAATCATAGTAGACAGAATGCTTAAGATACTTAAGTAGCCACCGGGGTGTATGATGAAGAAAAAACACGAGGGTACTGGCACTGATCTGAGGGGAATCGGGCGATGAACAAGTTCGGTAGAACTAAGGTTCTTACGAGATCAAAGAGAGAATGAGATATTAGGTGTGGATAATCAACGTGTAGGGAAAGgaatttagtttgattttctTCTTAGTTTAATGTTAAATGAGTCATTACTAATTCTTAACTATATATAAAATctcttactttttattttaaaaactgTTTAATTTTAAATGGGATGTCCCAAAAAGAAAATCATAGATCAAGGCATCAAGCTGATCGGAACCTAACTAATATCGTAGGCATTTTTACATTTCAAATTAGaaaaagagtaaaggccaaaattggtcctaaaacatatagtcattttatgtttttggtcataaacattatcttttggattttttggtcctgcacatatggaaatttgatcattttggtcatccgtcaacatttccgttaaaaactaacggtcaacggccgattttgaccaaattaaacttttaattctgatttttactccctaattatttttacacttcaatttcatcttcttccttcctctcatctttcatcttcttccttcctctTCCCCTCAAACCCTAGTTATATGAATTCCGTCAATTTCGTGAACCGCCATTCTAGATCCGACGAAGAGATCGGGGTGGACGACCCGGACACCGTCGACGAAGAGATCGGGATCGAGGTTTGTGGTTGTTGGAAGGTTGAAGAACTGCCAAATTCCTCATTTAATTCCAGTCCAAACGTGATAATCCTTTCATCAATTCATATCTCAATTTCATACTACTTGTCGAAATCAAACAACAACAATTTCTTTTGACAGAAATCACCATAGCTGTTCCCCCAAATTCTAGTACCATCAGTTCAATTCACGGAGGTATAATGCCTTCCAATTTCGAACTTTACACACAGCAATGCACGCATACATTTTAGCATCCAACTCATGCTTTCAAACTGCCATCTTGGACTCCCACATGGAGCGAGCTGATTGAGACAACAGGGGAGGGCGACTTCGATTTCGTCGGCGAGACGGCGGCGATGCTGGTCTGAAACCGGGACGGCGCTTGAGGAAGCGCGGTGGTCGCAGAAATCACAGTGGTGGCGGCGGCTGTCAACGGCGACGACGACGAACTCCTAAGGGCTAGAGTAGTGTTGAAATCGAGAGAGAGGAGAGGCGGCGGCCGGTGTGCCTGTGAGTAGGGAGTGTAGTCGGCGATGGAGAGTAACCGACGATGGAGTGTAGTAGGGAGTGTAGTCGGCGATGATGATAAGTGGAAGGAAAGAAGGTgaaattgaaatgtaaaaataattagggaattaattagggagtaaaaaatctgaattaaaagtttaatttggtcaaaatcgtgATTAActccgttgaccgttagtttttaacggaaatattgacagaggaccaaaatgatcaaatttccatatgtgcaggaccaaaaaatccaaaagataatatttaggaccaaaaacgtaaaatgactatatgttcaagaccaattttggcctttactcttagaaaaactactccctcccccacaaattttaattttatcactCTTTGACCAAGTactaattttatgaaatgtaatggaaagtgagttaaaaaaattaattagatgcagatcttacttttatatattagttttataataaaatgtgagtgagaatgaattagtggaatataaggtccacaataaaaaatggtaaaaagtgaaatgtgacaaattttatgggacgaacggaaatgaaaaaatgtggcAAACTTTCGGAGGGAGTAGAATGGAAAACACTACCCAGATTTATGATTTCTACCTGGAGGAAGCTTGCATTTTTTCAATAAAGTTAACAATAATATAGCCGTAAGCTCATATAggttagaaaaagaaaaaatgaatttctcaaaacaaaaaaaaatagaagctTATCTTCTACAAATTCTTCAATAGAATTTGCCACTTAGAAAATGTAGGCAAGGAAGAGACTGGTGAAAGATTTGTACACTCAATCCAGATTATTTCTCCTTAGCCTTAGCCTTCGCCATCTCAGCCTCTTCCCCTAGTGCTAAAGCATCCTTCGCCTTCGTCTTCTCAGGAACAAAATCTAAGAGCACAAACAATGGCAATGCGAGTGAACTCTTAAGAAAGAATTAGACAAACACCAAAACACGAGATCAGTGTACTGAAAGGAAGAAAAGTACCGGAGATAAACTGAAATCGCTTCCGTTTGGAAACTACTGAAGCTGTACACAGGATTAAAAGCAAGTCAGGTATATATTTAGttaaatacaaatatatatCCATTGTAATGCACTATTTCATCTCAAACAAATACTATTAACTTCAATAATATTTGTACCAAACTATGTACAACGAACTCATCTTCAGTTAACACTAACAAATTACTTATTCCTTTGCACTGGTTCATCCGCTGTCATCCTGTGAAGATCTCTTCTCAGTCACCGTACCAATAATAGCCTCACACAATTTGCTAGTGAAATAGCAAAATGAATGAAGAGTTCCAATGGTGGATTATAATTTATGTGAGATGCCATTTTACAATCATTTAAATTACAATCTTGAGGTGGTAGAGCAACCTAAAGATTGtgatataaataattttaaaacggTAGCAACCTCAGTTGTTACAACTATAAATGGATTTTCAAAGTGATGTGTTGTGCACTTTGAACCCAAAAAAAGGAATAACAGACAGCAACTCCATGTTTATTCTTAGCATTTCAAATGCATATGAAGGCATAGTAACATGTATCATGGATGAATGATGCTTCACTTAAGAATTAAAGGAGCAAAGTAATAGAGAGAGGAAGCATTACACAAATGATTGTAAGCAAtctgttttttcttttcaagaAATGCGCAAGCATATGCCTCCTTGCAGAAAACTTGAAGAAACTTCTCCTGCAACCACAAGGCCAGTAACACATGAAAAATTAAGCCCAGGCAGCTCAGTTTCAATACCTTAGTAAATTTCAGATATTTAAAGGTCAGTGACACTTTATCCAATAATTGAACAGTTCCTCAATTAATACGAAACTCTTGTCATATTAGAGAAATTTAAATTCCTTCTCAAAACACCATTCATGTATGATGAGACCTGATGTTATATACAATGAAATATTTCTATCCTTTTGCCCATATTGGGATTTGGGAAGGGGATATTCAGTAATGTTGATCTTATATTTCTATCGATTCCATCAAACTGGACTACTGGAGCTGTTGGATCATAGTATATAACTCATCCATACAAACTCGATGCAAAAATAACTTCAGTGAGAAGACAAATCAGGTATAAATTTAGTTAAATACATTGTGGCAGAAGCACAATAATTGTTCagagaaaaacaaaacaattccTTATGTCTCATATTAATTGGTGTGTAGTATAGGCTTTTTACCTAAACGTGAAACTGATCGGAAGGGAGCAGAAGTACACATATGCTCACATAAACAGATTACAGAGGTCAAATGGCTTCACTCTTTTGTCTTTCTATTTTCCCCGGATATAGAGTTAGAGATTTGGGCATTAGTTATACAACGCACAACTTAATTTACATAATTTTTGTAATATCGAATAAAAATGACCTCAAAACCAAATAaatgcagaaaaaaaaaatcaaataatgcattcaaGTTAGCATGTATAAAAGCTTCATCTCTACTAAAACTTAATTGTCTAGGTTCTCCACGTGCATCATGAATGTGTCGTCTTGATTAAATGTATTCACTAACGGTTAAGAGTCTATGCCGAATTAGACAACACGTGTCAAGAACTCAGATGACCTGTAGCAAATTTAACTTAATCTTTCTCAAAATGAGATCTGTAGCAATTAATGACAATAAAACAACACTAGAAACAGCAATAACACGAGCATTTTGTTCCTTCACTAAAGTTCTAACTATAATGCTCATATACACTGCCCCAATCACAAAAAGACAAACCACATCAAAGACATAACGGAGCAATATCTGCATCTTTATCCACATTTCATATTCGGGGATGCCAACCTCATGGTATTCATTCATCGTCTTTCACGATAAGCAGCATTCATGTATTTTCCCCCTCGTATCCCCAGACTATAGATTGGTTTAAAATAACACATACTCTCACCTTGCCATACCTCACTAGAGACTATCAAATTCAGCAAAGAGAGATACATAGATCTTCGGCTCATGGAACAAAATTCTACCCTAATTTAATCTAATACTCCATATACAATCTAAATTCATGAGTTATGATAAGCAGTTCGAATTGCTCAGCCTCAAATCTTCTAAAAATGTCAATTAAGTAGCACAACACGTATTTGAATCAAAGCTACATTTTTTGCAAGCAAACCCTAACTCCTCGAAATCAGAATTCAATCAAAAAATAGAATTCAATAAAAATCCATACCGAAGCTTTATTGATGACGAATACCGCCTCCTGGAAAAACTTACGATCAGGATTCTCGACCTTAGCAATCCGATTGATCCGCTTCATCGGAAACACATACTGCGCGTTCTCGCCCTTCTCCTCCGCCTCCGATTCGTCTTCCTCCTTTCTACTTCTCTTTTTCC
Proteins encoded in this window:
- the LOC121742418 gene encoding zinc finger protein BALDIBIS-like, whose amino-acid sequence is MMSINDELSSVNLPPLRGLIQEQFTINPTNPNPSNINPSKRKRNLPGTPDPDAEVIAMSPKSLMATNRFVCEICNKGFQRDQNLQLHRRGHNLPWKLKQRNKEEVVRKKVYICPEKTCAHHHPSRALGDLTGIKKHYSRKHGEKKWKCDKCSKKYAVMSDWKAHNKICGTREYKCDCGTLFSRKDSFITHRAFCDALVEESARFSNRNGLVMDAFQNNSNNNVDFSGVFESGSQINRFPLWLESANYPNSSNENTFLNTNASRLQEEIIHQQLDSQSQWLSRGQEEESFLGGVLKEEDNKSSLSQTPSSLYYTHQTAAAPMSATALLHKAAQMGSTRSVAGFGLMSPSSFSSSARGKDDQGSKNQRVIEGESSLTRDFLGVGGKELKSNFFASMSSTMEMGNYNRNH